A genome region from Triticum aestivum cultivar Chinese Spring chromosome 2B, IWGSC CS RefSeq v2.1, whole genome shotgun sequence includes the following:
- the LOC123045250 gene encoding 40S ribosomal protein S8, with amino-acid sequence MGISRDSMHKRRATGGKQKAWRKKRKYELGRQPANTKLSSNKTVRRVRVRGGNVKWRALRLDTGNFSWGSEAVTRKTRLLDVVYNSSNNELVRTQTLVKNAIVQVDAAPFKQWYLTHYGVEIGRKKKAAAAAKKDAAEGQESEVAAAATEEAKKSNNVQRKLEKRQQGRTLDSHIEEQFSGGRLLACISSRPGQCGRADGYILEGKELEFYMRKLQKKKGKGATA; translated from the exons ATGG GTATCTCGCGTGACTCCATGCACAAGCGCCGGGCCACCGGTGGGAAGCAGAAGGCGTGGAGGAAGAAGCGAAA GTATGAGCTCGGCCGCCAGCCAGCCAACACTAAGCTTTCGAGCAACAAGACAGTGAGGAGGGTCCGTGTTCGCGGAGGTAACGTGAAGTGGAGGGCTCTCCGTCTGGACACTGGTAACTTCTCATGGGGTAGTGAGGCTGTGACCCGCAAGACCCGTCTCCTGGATGTGGTTTACAATTCGTCAAACAATGAGCTTGTGAGGACTCAGACCCTTGTCAAGAATGCcattgtgcaagttgatgctgccCCTTTCAAGCAGTGGTACCTGACTCATTATGGAGTGGAAATCGGTAGGAAGAAGAAAGCTGCTGCAGCTGCCAAGAAGGATGCTGCTGAG GGACAAGAGTCTGAGGTTGCTGCTGCTGCCACAGAGGAAGCAAAGAAGAGCAACAATGTCCAGAGGAAGCTTGAGAAGCGCCAGCAGGGACGTACACTGGACTCTCACATTGAGGAGCAGTTCAGCGGTGGAAGGCTGCTGGCCTGCATTTCGTCTCGCCCTGGACAGTGTGGCAGAGCTGATGG GTACATCCTGGAGGGCAAGGAGCTGGAGTTCTACATGAGGAAGCTccagaagaagaagggcaagggtgcCACAGCTTAG